The Flavobacterium sp. 20NA77.7 genome includes the window CATTTTCAACAGCTTTATATACTCCTTTACCCATAAAAGCCTGTCCGCCATCTCTTAATTCTACAGCTTCATGCTCACCCGTAGACGCTCCACTAGGTACAGCTGCTCTACCTAAAATACCATTCTCTGTAATTACATCTACTTCAACAGTAGGATTACCTCTCGAATCTAATATTTGTCTTGCGTGTACTTTAATTATTATACTCATATTGTTTAATTTAGAAAATAGAATTTCAATTAATTTAATTTGTTTAGATATACAAAATTAAGGATTAAGTAGTTCTTACACCTATAAAAAGAATACTATTTATAAACGATAACGTTTTAGTTTTTAGCTGTTTTTATATTTTCAATAAATTGATCAAAAAGATAGCTGGAATCATGTGGCCCTGGACTAGCTTCAGGATGGTATTGTACCGAAAAACAGTTTTTATTTTTCATTCGCATTCCTGCTACAGTTCCGTCATTTAAATGAACATGAGTAAGTTCGAAATCGGGATGTTTTTCTAGTTCTTCTTTCACTACTGCAAATCCATGATTTTGCGATGTAATTTCTCCTTTACCCGTAAGTATATTCTTTACAGGATGATTTATTCCTCTATGTCCATTAAACATTTTGTAGGTTGAGATTCCGTTTGCTAAAGCAATTACTTGATGTCCCAAACAAATTCCAAATAATGGCTTATTATCACCCAAAATTTGTCGTGCTACTTCTTGTGCGGCAAACAATGGATCTGGATCACCAGGGCCATTAGACAGAAAATATCCGTCTGGATTAAAACTTTTCAGGTCTTCGTAACTTGCATTATATGGAAAAACTTTGATGTAGCAATCTCTACTCGCTAAATTTCGTAAGATATTTGTTTTTATACCCAAATCTAAAGCAGAAATTTTATATGTGGATTGTTCATCTCCAAAGAAATAAGGCAATGTAGTTGAAACTTTTGAAGCCAACTCTAATCCTTTCATGTCGGGCATTTCAGCTAATTTAGCTTTTAAAGTATCAAGAGGTGTGTCATCTGTACATATTACCCCGTTCATAGCGCCGTTATCTCGAATATAACTTACCAATGCTCTCGTGTCTACATCAGAAATAACAATTAAGTTTTGTTTGTCTAAATATTCGTATAAACTTTCTGAAGCATCTGGTCTAGAATAAGTAAAACTAAAATTTTTACAAACTAAGCCTGCAATTTTTACTCCATCTGATTCAACTTCTTTTTCGTTCACACCATAATTTCCGATGTGAGCATTTGTTGTAACCATAATTTGACCATAATAAGAAGGGTCTGTAAAAATTTCTTGGTATCCAGTAGTTCCTGTGTTAAAAGCTATTTCTCCAAATGTTGTGCCAGCAATACCCACAGATTTTCCGTAAAATATTGTACCATCTTTCAGTAGCAATAATGCTTGAGGTCTATTTGTATATTTCATGTTGTGTTGTTGTATGTTGCAAAGTTAAATATTAATTATTAGATATAAAAAAAGGATAAACATTACGTTTATCCTTTTTTTATTTAAATCAATATTTTCATGATTATTCAGCAGCTTCAGAATTTTCTTCTGTAGTTTCAACAGCTGGTGTTTCAGCAACTGATGCATCCTCCACTTTTTTAGCTCTACTTCTACGAGTTGTTTTCTTAGCTTCTTTTTTAGTAGCATTATATAATGTATTGAAATCTACTAATTCAATCATTGCCATATCAGCGTTATCCCCAAGACGGTTACCCAATTTAATAATACGAGTATATCCTCCTGGACGGTCGCCAACTTTAGCAGCTACTTCTCTGAATAATTCAGTAACAGCATATTTATTTCTCAAATACGAGAAAACGATACGTCTATTGTGAGTAGTATCTTCTTTAGATTTAGTAACAAGCGGTTCTACAAATTGTTTCAAAGCTTTTGCTTTTGCCACAGTAGTATTAATACGCTTATGTTCAATTAACGAACAAGCCATATTAGCAAGCATAGCTTTTCTATGTCCTGTTTGTCTACTTAAATGATTAAATTTTTTTCCGTGTCTCATGACGTCTTTTTTTTAACCTTCATCTTGCATCAATCCACTTTGGAGAGCAA containing:
- the carA gene encoding glutamine-hydrolyzing carbamoyl-phosphate synthase small subunit, which codes for MKYTNRPQALLLLKDGTIFYGKSVGIAGTTFGEIAFNTGTTGYQEIFTDPSYYGQIMVTTNAHIGNYGVNEKEVESDGVKIAGLVCKNFSFTYSRPDASESLYEYLDKQNLIVISDVDTRALVSYIRDNGAMNGVICTDDTPLDTLKAKLAEMPDMKGLELASKVSTTLPYFFGDEQSTYKISALDLGIKTNILRNLASRDCYIKVFPYNASYEDLKSFNPDGYFLSNGPGDPDPLFAAQEVARQILGDNKPLFGICLGHQVIALANGISTYKMFNGHRGINHPVKNILTGKGEITSQNHGFAVVKEELEKHPDFELTHVHLNDGTVAGMRMKNKNCFSVQYHPEASPGPHDSSYLFDQFIENIKTAKN
- the rplQ gene encoding 50S ribosomal protein L17; this encodes MRHGKKFNHLSRQTGHRKAMLANMACSLIEHKRINTTVAKAKALKQFVEPLVTKSKEDTTHNRRIVFSYLRNKYAVTELFREVAAKVGDRPGGYTRIIKLGNRLGDNADMAMIELVDFNTLYNATKKEAKKTTRRSRAKKVEDASVAETPAVETTEENSEAAE